The genomic stretch TACTAAATTTGGAGAGAACAACAAGTACGGCTATTTTCCTTCTGCTGCTTTTGCTTGGAAGATGTCGGAAGAGGGATTTATTAAGGATATTAAGCAGATTACCAATCTTAAGATGCGCCTAAGTTGGGGTATCACCGGTAATCAGGAGATTCCAAATAAGATTTCACAGATACTGTTGGGAACCTCTAGCGGTTCGAGCGCAATTTTGAATGGAGGAAGTACCATAACTCCAGGCGTTACGCTAACTCGTACTCCAAATCCTGATATTAAGTGGGAAAAGACCGAACAGCTTGACTGGGGATTGGACTTTGCTCTATTCAACGGACGTATCTCGGGTAGTGTAGACCTTTTCAATAAGACAACAAAGGATGTGCTACTTGAAGTTTACTCTATTGCACCAGCACCTACCACAAAGGTTTGGACCAATGTTGAGGATATGAAGATCGTAAATAAGGGTATTGAAGTTGCTCTTAACGGTGTGATTATCGACAAGAACGGTTTAAACTGGTCGGCTGGCGTAAACTTCTCGAAGATTGACAATGAGGTTAAGAATCTTCCTATGTCGTTTATTACAACTGGTAGTCCTAGTGGACCTGGTATCACAGGATTTTCGTCGCAGATTATCAAGAGCGGATATCCAATCGGTACATTCTGGGGATACAAGTTTCTTGGTTTCGATGCAGCTGGTAAGAGCCTATACGAAACCGATGCTAATGGAAAGCCAACTGAACAATGCATAGGAAATGCACAGCCTGATTTTAGCATGAACTTCAATACTTCTGTTTCTTGGAAAGGTTTTGATGCTAGCATCTTCTTTACTGGGGTATTTGGTAACGATATCTACAATAATCTAGCTAACATAATGGATCAGCGCTCGCTGGTGACTAGCGGATGGAATACAACGGTGGACGCAACTAAGTCGGCAGAGGCCTTTAATAATAAGCTCGACTACTCTAGTCGTTTTATCGAAAACGGTTCGTACCTGCGCCTTTCGAGTGCAACCTTGGGCTATTCCTTTAACCTGAAAAACAATAAGTACTTCAGCAAGCTAAGGGTGTATGCAACAGGGAACAACTTATTTGTGATTACAAACTATTCGGGTTACGACCCCGAGGTTAACTCGGCTCGAGTTTCGAATGGAGTACCTGCATTGGGTATTGGTTGGACAAATTATCCAATGGCTAGAACCATTAGCCTAGGTTTAACAGCAGAATTCTAACCTATTAAATGAGAGTTAAAATGAAAAAGCTATATATTCTTCTTTTATCTGCAGCAACCATTTTTGCTTCGTGTACCGACCTTAAGGAGGAGATTCTCGATGAGCAGGATGGCCTTAAGGTTATATCGACCCCTGAAGGAATGGCTTCGATTGTTGCACCATCGTACGCCTATCTGAGAGACCTACAGAGTAGGAGTGGGGTGTGGCTGGCAATAGAAAGTTGTACCGACGAGGTGGCTTTCCCAACTAGAGGTGCAAACTGGAATAATGCCGATTACCGTACGCTGTTTACGCATGACTATGACCCTCTTAATGGTTACGTTAAGAATGCATGGAATAGCTTTAATATAGGATTGTCTAAATGTAATACTTCGTTGTACTACTTGTCGTTGCTGGAACAAACCGAGGCTGTAAAAACGTATGCTGCCGAAGTTCGCTTTATACGCGCGCTTTGCATGTACCAGCTAAACGATCTATTTGGGCAATTCCCATTCCGCGAATCGTCGGAATACGATTACTCTGCAACTCCTACAATACTTAGTCGTAAGGAGGCTGTTACTAGAATAGAAACGGAACTTAAAGACATCATTCCTCAACTAAAGCTTAAAGGTGAAGTTCCTTACGGTAGAATTACCCGTGCAGCAGCACAAATGCTGCTCGCAAAGCTCTACCTAAACAATCAGGTTTACACAGGAACTGCACCTGAATTTAAGGATGGTACTGCTAGATGGAGCGATGTGATTAAGATTTGTGATGAGATTATTGATTCTAAGAAGTACACCCTTGCCGATGATTTCTGGAAGCTATACCTAGCTGATAATGCTGCTTACTCAAATCAAACGGAAACAATTCTTCCAATTATCTACAACTGTGCTGCAGGTATTGGAGGTACTGCTTGGACTAACCAAACCTTAGGATACAACCAAACCTTTGGAACCTATACCAGCCTTTGGAATGGTTGCTGTACAACACCTACCTTTTTTGATACCTGGGATCAAACAGACCCACGATTCAGAGACGATCGCTTGATCAGCAAGACCGGATTTAACCTCGGATTCCTTGTTGGACAGCAGTACAATACCAAGGGTGAAATGGTTAAGACGAAGACTGGAATTCCGTTGGCATTTACAAAGGAGTTCAGCATTCAGAATTCTGCCGAAGAAGCGGGCATTAGGGTAATAAAGTATGCTCCTGATGCAGCAACGGCCTATCCTGGTTCGAGCGAGAACGATTTTCAGTACTATCGTCTAACCGATGTTTACCTTATGCGTGCGGAGGCAAAGATGCGTAGTGGTGATGCTTCTGGAGCCCTAGCGGATGTTAATGAGGTACGACTTGCTCGTAAGTTTAAAACGATAGATGCTAACGATTTTTCTCTTTTAAGCATCTATAACGAGCGTGGTTATGAGTTCTACTGGGAAGGATCGCGCCGTAACGACATGGTTCGCTTTAACAAGTACTGCGAGGCTCGCTACGAGAAGAATGCGGTAACCCCTTCTTACAAAATTCTATTCCCAATTCCTGCTTCGGCACTTGAGGCTAATCCTCAGCTAAAGCAGAATCCACAGTACAATTAGCAACTTTTTTAGTCTTGATTATAAGGGTAGGTAGAGAACTTCTTTACCTACCCTTCATAAAAACTTTTCGCTATGAGATGCATTCTTAAGGTAGCGTTAGCATCGCTTTGCCTATTGATTACCTCTAGTGCTATGTCGCAGCAGCCATTTAAACCAGTACCAGAGTGGTTAAGCAAAGCCGTCTTTTACCAAGTTTATCCCCAAAGCTTTAAAGATACCGATGGTGATGGTATTGGCGACATCAATGGTATAGTTCAGCAGTTAGACTACATCAAGTGGCTTGGTTGCAACACTATCTGGCTTAATCCTTGCTTTGAATCTGCATTTCAGGATGCCGGATACGACGTAATTGATTTCTACAAGGTTGCCAAGCGCTATGGTACTAATGA from Acetobacteroides hydrogenigenes encodes the following:
- a CDS encoding RagB/SusD family nutrient uptake outer membrane protein, with translation MKKLYILLLSAATIFASCTDLKEEILDEQDGLKVISTPEGMASIVAPSYAYLRDLQSRSGVWLAIESCTDEVAFPTRGANWNNADYRTLFTHDYDPLNGYVKNAWNSFNIGLSKCNTSLYYLSLLEQTEAVKTYAAEVRFIRALCMYQLNDLFGQFPFRESSEYDYSATPTILSRKEAVTRIETELKDIIPQLKLKGEVPYGRITRAAAQMLLAKLYLNNQVYTGTAPEFKDGTARWSDVIKICDEIIDSKKYTLADDFWKLYLADNAAYSNQTETILPIIYNCAAGIGGTAWTNQTLGYNQTFGTYTSLWNGCCTTPTFFDTWDQTDPRFRDDRLISKTGFNLGFLVGQQYNTKGEMVKTKTGIPLAFTKEFSIQNSAEEAGIRVIKYAPDAATAYPGSSENDFQYYRLTDVYLMRAEAKMRSGDASGALADVNEVRLARKFKTIDANDFSLLSIYNERGYEFYWEGSRRNDMVRFNKYCEARYEKNAVTPSYKILFPIPASALEANPQLKQNPQYN